The Aethina tumida isolate Nest 87 chromosome 6, icAetTumi1.1, whole genome shotgun sequence nucleotide sequence atactcaTTTTGATGCTTCTCAAAAAAGGTATCTTATAgtttgttttctaaaatttttccaatttctttTGCTTCAATTGTTTATAAAGGTTGTCAGGcctacttaaaaattttgaacaatttaatgCAGTTGTTTATTAACCATGGAAACATGATTTATAAACAACTGCTTTGAACAATTTGTTTAGTTGGTTACAAACCGTAACTACATAAGATCAGTTCCAAATCTCTAGTCGCTGAATACACATCGAAATTTATTGTGCTCCTCTAATAGTGACAAATATTATGATATGAACGTGACCCTCATTGCTTCTCTctcttgaaaattatttcatgaaGACTTATACAAAGGATTTggaaacatttacaatttacacaACGATTTACTATGTaagtagaattattttttgaattgttccATTCGTATTTCAACGTTTAACATGTTTGTCCACTTCCAAATAACCTTTTCTGAAAGTTTTACAATGGTTTATTGATGCCTCAGTTAATATTCAACCATAATTCTACAAGAACTGTTGGTTTGTAGAGTTGTTTGTTAGCTAGGGTGTCTTACaacaatttctaaatcttttagataattaaaattcagcagaattgttttattacaatgttaattattattcctcTTATACGATTATTATATTCAGATCATTATagttatattttgtatgtatatCATGTAAGTACAATTATGTAATTGTATTCATGTTGATGCTTCTCAAAAAAGGTATCTTATAgtttgttttctaaaatttttccaatttctttTGCTTCAATTGTTTATAAAGGTTGTCAGGcctacttaaaaattttgaacaatttaatgCAGTTGTTTATTAACCATGGCAACATGATTTATAAACAACTGCTTTGAACAATTTGTTTAGGTGGTTACAAACCGTAACTACATAAGATCAGTTCCAAATCTCTAGTCGCTGAATACACATCGAAATTTATTGTGCTCCTCTAATAGTgacaaatattatatgaacGTGACCCTCATTGCTTCTctcttgaaaattatttcatgaaGACTTATACAAAGGATTTggaaacatttacaatttacacaACGATTTACTATGTaagtagaattattttttgaattgttccATTCGTATTTCAACGTTTAACATGTTTGTCCACTTCCAAATAACCTTTTCTGAAAGTTTTACAATGGTTTATTGATGCCCCAGTTAATATTCAACCATAATCCTACAAGAACTGTTAGTTTGTTGAGTCGTTTGTTAACTAGGGTGTCTTACAACTATTTCTAAATCTTTTAGTTAATGAAAATTCAGcagaattgttttattacattgttaattattattcctcTTATACGATTATTATATTCAGAGCattatagttatattttatatgtatatcatGTAAGTACAATTATGTAATTGTATTCATGTTGATGCTTctcaaaaaaggtattttaaaatttgtttcctAAAACTTTTCCAGTTTCTTTTGCTTCGATTGTTTAAAGGTTGTCAGGCCtacttgaaaattttgaacaatttaatgCAGTTGTTTATAAACCATGGCAACATGGTTTATAAACAACTGCTTTGAACAATTTGTTTAGTTGGTTACATACCGTAACTACATAAGATCAGTTCCAAATCTCTAGTCGGTGAATACACATCGAAATTTATTGTGCTCCTCTAATAGTGACAAATATTATGATATGAACGTGACCCTCATTGCTTCTCTCTTGCAAATTATTTCATGAAGACTTATACAAAGGATTTggaaacatttacaatttacacaACGATTTACTATGTAAgtagaattatattttgaattgttcCATTCGTATTTCAACGTTTAACATATTTGTCCACTTCTCAATAACCTTTTCTAAAAGTTTTACAATGATTTTTTGATGCCTCAGTTAATATTCAACTATAATCTCACAAGAACTTTTGGTTTGTTGAGTTGTTTGTTAGCTAGGGTGtcttacaaatatttctaaatctttcagttaatgaaaattcagcagaattgtttgttaattattattcctcTTATACGATTACTATAATCAGGCcattatagttaaaatttgtatgtgtATCATGTAAGTACAATTATGTAATTGTACTCATTTTGATGCCTctcaaaaaagatattttaaaatttgtttcctAAAGCTTTTCCAGTTTCTTTAGCTTCGATTGTTTAAAGGTTGTCAGGCctacttgaaaattttaaacaactgcTTTGAACAATTTGTTTAGTTGGTTACATACCGTAACTACATAAGTTCAGTTTCAAGTCTCTAGTCAATGAATACACATCGAAATTAATTGTGCTCCTCTGatagtaacaaatattatgaTATGAACGTGACATTTATTACTTCTCTTTTGGAAATTGTTTCATGAACACAACTTATACAAAGATTtggaattttttacaatttatacaacCGTTTACTATATGTAAGTActattttttccaattcaCCTTTCACAAAtcttgttttgttgttttgatTCTGCTAAAATTATAGGCCATcacaaacataataattttcagattttacaTTCAGTGAAAAAACTCGAAAATTAGTTGTACGCTTTCATGGTGCATGTAGTAAGTTAAGAGCGCAGAATGGATTCTTGCTtatctgaaatttatatatttgaagacTTATAcagtttatacaatattttgagAATGGTTGCAGTTTATACAATGTTATACAatgtaagtatatttattttattatatttttgttttgtattatttaattatacaacagttgctagaatttttaataacatttttccactatttatatttttgtgttttgttttgattatGATTAACAAGtaaaactgattttatttatatttttaatctagttgtaaaatttacttttttgtttaaatttataaaaacaattactaaaagtcaaatttattcaatatttatgcaGTATTTTATAGTAGTATCACTAGtagttttatatacaatgaTTTTACAATGTTATACAACGTAAGTACAACTGAATTTACACTTGTTAATCATATTTCAACTGTGGTagtactaaaaaaaaattgttaaattatttatatcgaataaATAGTTAACGTTTACGTATTAACCATTTATAGAGTGTCGATAATCGACCAAAAATTGAACACGAACGCCAGCCGCTACAAGAACAACCAACGCGGCAAGCACACACCATCCCGTCCCGATTCGTCGCTGGGAATTGGCGGCAAAGTCATAGAATCCGGTTCGGTGATCAACGATCGCCACCACCTCCACCATAATCAGAACTCACGGAACGACGACGATGACGCGATCATCGTGGTGGACGACATGCCGCCAGAATCGGCCCCCGAGAGCCGCGACGGCAGCGTCGTCGGCTCCGCCGACGGCGAAAAGGAGACTGAAGTTAAACGTGAGGTACGTACGAACCCAACTCAACCCAACTCAACGATATTAACAAACCGATTCGTCCAGGCGGAAAGCGACGCACCGCGATCGCTGACGGTGGAGGAGTGCAGGGCACTGATGCCGCCGATCCAGCCCTACGATCAGGACGACGAGGAcgacgccgccgccgccgccacgCCGATATGCACGTGCCTCCTCAAGGAGAACAAGCCGGACTTCACGCTGGACGAGGAGGACGACGTGAACACCGAGCACACGTTCGAGTTCGTCGAGGACCACGAGTGCGTGGCCCGCGACCACCTGCGTCTCAAGTACCGTCTCGGCGAGCCGGACGACGGACGCGTGGCCGACCTGCACGGCAGACCGTGGGCCGGCGTGAACGGCATACGGTCGCTGGGCGAGGACAAGGAGACGGGCCGGCCGGACGAGCGGGGCCTGTACGCGAACGTGGTGCCGGACCACAACGCCGAACGGCTGCCCAGGTGGCGCACGCCCAGCGAGAACCACGAGAAGTACTGCATCTCGCACGGGGACGATCGGACGACGAAGTCGGACGGGGACGGTGGGTGTGCGGAGGGGGCGCTACGGACAGACAGTGGTTTGGGGGCGTTCCGCGAGTGGTACGAGACGGCGGACGTGCCGTCGTACGGGGGCGAGCCTCTCAGGATTTTGCCATACGTTATCATAGATTGAGAAGATGCTAGtccaaatgttttttttttgtgttttgtttgtataattattattattgtttagatttgtaccaatttataattgtgtaaCGAATTGTCCTCTACCCCCCCTCGGACTCTGTGGGCTTGTGGGGCGTCGGTTTCGATTGGATTCGCCGGCTGTTTGGATATCTGGTaaagacatttatttattagctcCGCCGTGCACGTtttaacctgttaatttttacgGCTTGTATTAATGTACGTTGATTTGTCcccctttaattttttgaccattaaattcgatttaatttatttgaatatttgatgtGACGGTTTCTGCATTTGTTCAATTTGTATTATCTCTGAACGTGCGTCGAGTGTTTTTAAGTTGTTAATATACTAGAATTTTGTTGTGGTCGATTTAATTACGTGGTAGATTTTTCAATCATcgctaaaacaaatttactgTCATCATCACTGGATACATGTTTTTACATTGTTACTTACATAACTTCGTTCTCATTTgacacattaatttatatcgttAATCTGTTGGTAATTAAGTAAAACACAGTATtattaagtttcaaaattgaaaccaattttctaaattttttattttacgtttttgttactttaaaatattgcttttaCAGCAATGTATTGTACATAGTTAAgcctacaaaataatttatttaaaccaaacaaatttttatttaattccttAGTCCAAAAATTAAGAGgtcaaattcaatttacatattatttaattgatttaatttaattttgcatagttaattctttaaaaatgactAACTTTTACGAATTTATGAAGCTtgtgaatgaatgaaaatgaAGACGGGTCTAACTCCGACATAGTGTGGTAATTTTAACTCTCAAACCAAAGACAAATCAACGGAACACGTACAAGTCCCTCTGATCTTTGATCGGCCCGAGACTGCATCGGTTGCGAGCCCGATAAATATTTGCCTTTAAACATGGAATAGTCGGAGTCTTCaacgtaaaaaataatcatccgGCAGACGGTTgcagatatatatataaggtTGCATTCTCTATATAACAATCCACTTGTGATAAATAACATCAATGATTTTGGGTATATTGACATTAACCATCAGCGGAGCGTGCACCGTCTGTCGGTGTTTATACGCCGGCCCAACCCCTTAAACAAGCCCCCCGATTCCCGCTCTCTCTCTCTCGGAACGCGATTAGACCGAAAACCCGGATAAGCCACTGTTACTATCCCACCTACTCCCGCCCCCACCTCCggcttatattattattattattatacaatattttttatgtaaataaatattttataactgatGGTCGTTGTCTGACGGTTGTTTTGTTGGGCCCGGGGAAGCTGTGTCCATTTGAAATATGCAGCAGCTGTGATTTTTGTCTGTTAGTGTTGTGTGCGTATCGACGGCCGACGCCGCCCCCCTCACTCGACTGTGTGTGGCGGTCCGGGCGATGCCGCGGTCGTTTCTCTTTTTGTATAAATGAAGACTTTGAATGATGTATCTTCCCCCTACCACTTTTTTTGTtatggaatatattaaaagtgctcttattttttgtacatagTTTAAAAGATGTAATAGttattgtacaaaatattgGTTTATTACATAGTTCAAAAGATGATTTCAATGTGCATTGCGTAAACGTGatgtatttgaatatatgCCTTCGatgaaaataaagatattttctataaacgtgttgttttatttttattggctgTGATAAACAGAAACAACTGTTCTTTGGTCTATTTCTTCTCTCCTTGTATTGTTACAATTggcaataacatttaaaatatataaaaaacatatatttatgatGAATGTGCTGATACTTATAGTTCAGCTGCTATTGATGGGCCTTCTTGAACAGTTGCAGGAATTGCTGATGTTTCTTCTACATAACCATTATCTGTAGTCTCGTCAGATACTGTTTCCGTATCCGAATCAGTTTGGGATTCAGTATTGTCAGCTAGAAGTACAAAAGATTATTCACATTTCTGGATTAATGTCAAAAATCAGATATTGGAAGCAACAATTGAAACTCACAAATGCAATTTTCTTCTTCCGACTCTGAACCATAATACAGAGGGATTGTTAAAGGTACTTTAATTTCCCCATATGCACATCTCCAACAATAAACAGGGAATTCTCCAACTTGCATGTTCATTTGTACTTCTGATACATCTAACaccaaaaacatttataataccTCGTTTTAATTGGCCTTTGTTATCACTTACTATTTAGCATTATACAAAAAGGGGATGTTTGTCCATTACAGTTTAAACAGTGATTttggatttgtttaaattcttttcttAAATCTGAATTTGgggaaaataaaacataattattaattgatgtcACTATATATTTGAACTTGCCTTGTAAATTTGGTAAATCCGATTCTTCCTTGCTAgacattttgtaataattgttattaattatacgcTACGTTCgacattttataacaaatatcttTTTGTCTCTTGAAATTAAACGACATTTGCAATGCGCGCCAGTGTGGCCATTCTGCAAACCAACTTTCTTAGGACTTCTTATTTTCGTTAGACACATTCGTTTCATTTCGATACGTGCCGAACGTGGTATACGAAAATAAGCACTCCAAAATCATCTTAGACCCCTAATGGCCGATTGTTGCTAGTTAACATAACCTACGAAATCGccgataatttttatatgatttttccACTTTGCGTTCAATTTaaagtacataatttattatattgttttaagtaTGTACACTGTGTATTATCTTAAGGTAACAAAtatcactttaaattttgttagaatTTTTTCACAATGTTGCTTATgttcaaaacttaatttaatataaattatcaaaaataaatgtggcTTATTCCAGAAAGCAGAAGCATGTAAGCAAATTTATAGATAATCTGTAATCTACTGTTTACGGCATGCTCTTACTCAAAGAACCAACTGACAACTAGTAAGAGAcacttataaaaattgtaaattatcaataaatatgtaaaataaatgttgtgtaTTCCAGAGAACAGAATCGTGGAAACAAATTATAGATTCGTATACAAATCAGCGGAATTTTTATCGTTTTAGCATATGAATATGTGGAgtgtaatttgtttttcaatgaccagatattaaatatttccaactaatttataatatcacatttatattgcaataataactgatataattaaatgattaaattaaattatttaattaaaacatgtataaataatttagttttcctTTACAAGtgcatttatttacaaaatcaattttaatcctAACATTCTTTCAGTTCATTACCCAATTACAtactttttcattattattaaacaaattattgatttatttcaataaaatcagtCAGAATTGAAtgactgaaattatttaatataaaacatggaataaaatataaaatacaactgctattaattattaatataaaaaataattatcttacCTACCTATAACATCCTATAaccttttatatattgtttcaagtttattgtaacaatttgtttttattagaacaagacctattttttacaataacgAAAGATacttttagtatttcaatataaattcataaaggTATATATTACTGGTTAAGTAATtactaagaatttattaaagtaaatttaaatagactttatttattcaaatttacataataacaattataaatgtgtGCTTTTAAGGACAGTGGTGGCTAGAgaataacacaaaatttaaaattaaacattttgtaggatattttaataattaatttattagtatttttagtagttattatttttttacttactatTAATActccttaaaaaatataagtttgaacatttactatttgatatatatgaaatttttattgaattatttcagttttataaaattgtttaattaaaaaaacaatgggGGCTAGAGAAAtggcacaaaatttaaaattaaacattttgtagaatatttaataaaagagtttaagttaaaatatatccaGTCAATATAATgagtatatttgaatattttatacgttTCTTTGCTTTTTTACACCtcgttattttgtttatgatttaattaaagttgaatttattttgatttaggtacaaaatgtataattgttGAAAGatatagtgtaattattttatatgaactataaaatattgtataccaCTCTATatattaccaattaattagattaaataatttattagcttTCTTTagtagttattattttttacttatatttttttaaggagtataaaattgttcaattaacaaaaacaattacataatttttatattacatcagccttttatatattatttcaataattgaaacttattgtaacaatttgtttttaacgagaactattttttacaataatgaaaaatacttttaatattttgttaaattattaaaagtacttATATATTACTggttaagtaataattaaaaatttattaaactaagtttaaataaattttatttattcaaatttacatgacacatttttaaagtatgTGCTTACAAATGGTGGTtagagaattaattaatttaaaattaaacaatttgtagatatttaataagagggtttaatatgaaatatgtccaatcaatataacaaatatatttgaatattttctaatacatTCGTTATTGttcatgatttaattaaatgatttgcgTACAAAATCTATAATTGTTGAAAGATACAGtgccattattttaaaaaaatatataaaatattgtaccacattaaaaattaatgtaattaattttttatagttttcttttgaagttattatattatttcttaaaaaatatataaatttggatctatttacaacttttaagtgtgaaatttaaactattttacaattatataaatgtttaaattaagcaaacagtgatataataatttatgcctGCTTATTACAATTGTcgtttaaatgttgttttaataattgaaattggtTGTTTGTATTACAACaatgaaaaatacttttagtatttgaatatgaatttttaaggtACTGATTAGGTAATAACTCAGTTACCGGTTATGTAATGTTAGTTGCCTATAGCGATGataaggaaaaatataaatttttttactttgttttacattttttgttatgacagtttataataaaaaatcattattaaaattagggGTAGAGTAATAAAAGTCAACAACATATAtactttaaacttaaaaaaatgtatttgggACAAATTCAAACGACCCCGTTTCGGCGCGCGTAAATTTGTCCCCAGATTCAGTCTTGCCAACCGtattgtttacaatttttttaacgtttttattaatacttttcatAAAAGTAGGAGGAGCAACAAccacttttttttttcttcccaaagcagcaataaatttttattcaacaatcaaggaaaaaaatcaaactacCAATCACGAGCACCGAAAATAGATTGGTAATGAGCATAAAGTATTGATTGGATTTGACCcaattcaaattagaaaacaattaaaagtcATTTAGAGATTACGGTCGAGGGTCATCGCAAAGCGAACGATTAaacttatagaaaaaaaaaatagaaccaTTCACCACGGCGCCCGACGTCGCACGCAACGGACGGTCCGAAAAATCGGCCTAACCTCGAAAAACGGGCGTATCGCCGTCGTCGTCGTCCTCCCTCATCGTCGTCGtcgttcttttttttttccacGTTCGGCCCGTCCGTCTCGGATGACGCCGCCGCGGCCGACCAATAGGGAGCGCTTATTCCCTGCCTCGCGGACAGTGGACCCCGGATACACCTATCATGTGAACCGATTTCGAAGGTATGTACGATTTTATCCCGTTTTATGCACGGAAAAGGCGCCCGGCAACGTTCATTTTGTCGCCCCCCGGTTTTTGGGGGGCCGGATGCCGCTGTTCGATGCACTTTTTTTTCCCCATTCGCTTTCCACACGGCTTGCGGCCCCCGCTGGTTGCACGTACTGCCGTTCACGTAGATGCCGCCGTCCGCCGTCACGGGGGGGTAGGTTGTTGttttatcgattttttttttaccgtTGCGGGACCGGCACGCTCGTGTGCCGGCCGATGGGGTTGAGTTGTGGCGGTTTTGGAGGCACGTTGGTCGgttgttgtaatttttaacgTCGCCCGCATCCCCACCATGCCACTTTCGTTTGTCATCACCTCCTCCCCCCACCAGAACTGGCCGATTTGTTGTTTGGCGGTTGTTTGGGGTTTTTTTTACGATTTTTCCCGTCAAAACACACGAGTTTCGGTCTAATACTGACGTAACAACACACGAAACGGGGTTTTTCACCCTAAAATCAAGACAAACCCCTCGACCGGACCGATCCATTTTCGCTTTCCGGGGGGGGAGGGGCTATCGTACAATGGAAAAAAgcacagtaaatttaaatatggcgGTCCGAGTAATGTCTTGATTGGATTGCAATTTTGCAAATTTGTTTACCAACAAACAATTATACCCGGTCCGTGTAGCGTAATCGTCAACGAATCACGCCCGTGAGCCCCCACAGCCGTACAGTAAGTCAAAAGCGCGTCCACAACAACGGGAAACCGCGGAAACGCAGTTAGTCGACGCATAGGTTATGTTTGACACTGGCTGACTGAATGTTTTGTTGCAGATCCTCAATGAAATCGTAACGCCGTGCCGGTCGCAACGTATCGCCGTGAGATGGTGGAATGATGCCGGCACACACGCAGCGGCCGTCGCGTGTCTGCGCCCCAAAAATGGCAGTCTTCGAGTTCGGTTAAGCCTGCCCAAACCCGCCGTTCCAGTACTAGTGTTTAGTGTGTGTCGGACAATGTGCACGTTATTGGACTTGTGACCCGGAGTTTCGCTACCCTCACGTGCACCGTGCGAAAAATGTCTCATACGCCCCAGAAGAGCGCAGCGAAGATGTGCAAGTCGCCGAAGAATACCGCCTTCAAACACACCGACAAGATCGAGTACGAGAGCCTGAGCACCAACTGCACGGTGGTCGGCTCCAACAACCTGAACCTGGTCAAGAAGCCGCAGATCATCACGAACATGTCGCCCGTCTATTCGAATCCGAGTCCCAGCTATCCGCAGTCGCCGTATTCGTCGCCGGCCAGTCTCAAGTCGCCCAGTCCCAATCTGAAGCCGCCCACGCCCCAGCCCAACTTCCCCGTTATGCAGATCATACACAACAGCCATCCGTTGATCACCAGGCAGATACAGAGTAGTCAGCCGCAGAACATCATCAAGCTGAAGCCTCATCTTAACATACTTCCCAAGCCATCGGCTAGTCCACAGCCCTCACCCAAACCCAGTGTCAGGTAACTGAATTTGTCCTGccatttcattatttgttaatagttTGGATTCACCACATAAACCTTTGTCTACACACAGaagtatttatacttaaaaagaTATTCTTTACAGTGGTTGTACTtaccacaaaattaattaaagctttgtcaataaatgaaaacaacaagaaaatactattttaatagtttcataCAATACTCGTTATGgaaaaaagatgtttttaaCCTAAATCGTtgcataaatatcaaatttaaccaCACTCTTgttctttaaattgtttttgctGTGATAAATATGAACTTTTTAAGGTGTAACCTAATGTTACTGTTAAGATTTAAAGGactcattaaaacaattttcattatctcatactattgattttataatatccTGTTGATCTTTTGTATGTTGagcaaatttttgtttttacttgtgtaaatattaagattttcgAGTTTGTTCAGAATTTTCTCTGCCTTTATATTACTTgtatgattatttatatatatatataattttgaaatattccaaatatttttagtacataCATATGTCCCCTTTATTGGtctgaaataatattactaactCTGAACTCTGAATTAGGTAATTTTGgaggtaatttaatttttcaacattattttaaatattcttttctcatgtttttaataatttttaggaattaatagaattattaagtattttttacatatttatatttctctgattttttaggtttatttaaaattatctgacATATcatttctttgaaatttgaggtaattttgataatacatTGAGAAATCGTAACATTTTTGatgatatttttctaaaatttaaaaaaattttcacaTTCTTTTAggattatttagaattatttgatattttttagtacttaaatactaatttaataacattactttgaaatttaaagtaaaattaatattattctaacataattaaatatttttaacatatttttttacaatttcaataagtttataagaattcttTAGGAATTAAtcgaattattttgaaataatttttacatatttcaattttttctgattttttaaagtttatataaaattatcttatatatatatgaaatactTTTACAGTATTTCTTTAGATATTGAGGTAATTTTGGTAATACATTGAGAAATATTGctaattttgttgatttttttttctaaaaatttttctgattttttgagtttatttaaaattatcttatatatatgaaatacttttacagtatttttttttgatattgagGTAATTTTGGTAATACATTAAgaaatattgacaattttaatgatttttttctaaaaatttagaaatttttcatatttttttaggattatttagaattatttgatatattttagtttttaagtactaatttaataacatttctttgaaatttaaagttattttaacaatataatatactaattaaacattttaacatatattttacatatttcaatacttttatgagaattttttctgatttttgtaagtttatttaaaattattttatatatatgaaatacttttacagcatttctttagattttgagGTAATTTTGGGAATACATTGAGAaatatattgacaattttgatgatttttttctaaaaatttagaaatttttcacatttttaggattatttagaattatttgatacatttaagtatttaaatactaatttaataaataacatatctttgaaatttaaagtaattttaacaatattatttatatttaattatttaatgtttaattaaatatttttaacatattttttatatatttcaataattttattacaattttgatgattttttttctaaaaatttagaaatttttcacatttttttaggattatttagaattatttgatatattttagtatgtaagtactaatttaataacatttctttgaaattcaaagcaattttaacaatattctaaaataattttaatatttataatatatttttttatatatttcaataattttatgagatttttttggaatttattgaattatttattatatttttttacctatttttatgaatttttaaagattatttaaaattattctgacATTGACAAtacactgaaatattttaatatttttaactcatttttcttcatattttagattttttttacaatttttaagattatttataattatctgacatttaaaatttaaactaatttgataatataataattatattaaacataaataattcagtattttttaggaatttttttgaaattga carries:
- the LOC109604086 gene encoding uncharacterized protein LOC109604086, encoding MQNNVTELTQRLLKSLDSNYNVIDMPTVIEVLSLLERLAITKELLETTRLGKHVNELRRRTSDESLSRRAKELVKKWRLMVLPDSNGQQSAAVKPTSQHDGGGGGGGKKRGAVPLTADNHTHATKRQRLNGAASELDFSDNSNSSFGVDVFIPKQSAQPPIVVNSDSNSSLPDKHDGHQHHHHDEPKKRGRKKGSKNHRNLLDEAESSFTNKLAVSRGNSKVKTTQELVASLQNKAAAPPAPQQTNAAAKLKEDLNERAAKLTERVSIIDQKLNTNASRYKNNQRGKHTPSRPDSSLGIGGKVIESGSVINDRHHLHHNQNSRNDDDDAIIVVDDMPPESAPESRDGSVVGSADGEKETEVKREAESDAPRSLTVEECRALMPPIQPYDQDDEDDAAAAATPICTCLLKENKPDFTLDEEDDVNTEHTFEFVEDHECVARDHLRLKYRLGEPDDGRVADLHGRPWAGVNGIRSLGEDKETGRPDERGLYANVVPDHNAERLPRWRTPSENHEKYCISHGDDRTTKSDGDGGCAEGALRTDSGLGAFREWYETADVPSYGGEPLRILPYVIID